A stretch of the Aegilops tauschii subsp. strangulata cultivar AL8/78 chromosome 4, Aet v6.0, whole genome shotgun sequence genome encodes the following:
- the LOC109758843 gene encoding putative vesicle-associated membrane protein 726 — MGPPPKKLVYSFVGRGTTVLADHAEASGNFASVAAQCLQKLPPNNNRLSYNCDGHTFNYHIHDGFTYCVVATESAGRQLPIGFIERVKEDFAKKYSGGKAKTAGPNSLKREFGPKLKEHMKYCDLHPEEIDKLAKVKAQVSEVKGVMMQNIEKVLDRGEKIELLVDKTEDLRSQAQDFKKQGTKIRQKMWWENMKIKLIAFGIIVLLILCIILTVCRDFKCW; from the exons ATGGGGCCTCCTCCGAAGAAGCTGGTCTACAGCTTCGTGGGGCGCGGCACCACGGTGCTGGCCGACCACGCCGAGGCCTCCGGCAACTTCGCCTCCGTCGCCGCGCAGTGCCTCCAGAAGCTCCCGCCCAACAACAACCGGCTCAGCTACAACTGCGACGGCCACACCTTCAACTACCACATCCACGATGGATTCA CATATTGTGTTGTTGCTACCGAGTCTGCTGGTCGGCAACTTCCAATCGGCTTCATTGAGAGGGTTAAGGAGGATTTCGCCAAGAAATACAGCGGAGGAAAAGCCAAAACCGCTGGTCCCAATAGCCTCAAACGAGAATTTGG GCCTAAGCTTAAAGAACACATGAAGTACTGTGACCTGCACCCTGAGGAAATTGACAAGCTTGCAAAGGTGAAGGCTCAGGTTTCAGAGGTGAAAGGAGTAATGATGCAAAACATCGAAAAG GTACTAGATCGTGGTGAGAAAATCGAACTGCTTGTCGATAAGACCGAGGATCTCCGCTCACAG GCACAAGATTTCAAGAAGCAAGGAACAAAGATACGGCAGAAGATGTGGTGGGAGAACATGAAGATAAAGCTCATCGCTTTTGGCATCATTGTCTTGCTGATCCTCTGCATCATCTTGACAGTTTGCCGCGACTTCAAATGCTGGTGA